From a single Anomaloglossus baeobatrachus isolate aAnoBae1 chromosome 4, aAnoBae1.hap1, whole genome shotgun sequence genomic region:
- the ERLIN2 gene encoding erlin-2: MSHIGALAAIMVAFTAAALLSAIHKIEEGHIGVYYRGGALLTSTSGPGFHLMLPFITSFKSVQSTLQTDEVKNVPCGTSGGVMIYFDRIEVVNFLIPNAVYDIVKNYTADYDKALIFNKIHHELNQFCSVHTLQEVYIELFDQIDENLKLALQQDLNEMAPGLIIQAVRVTKPNIPETIRRNYELMESEKTKLLIAAQKQKVVEKEAETERKKAVIEAEKVAQVAEIKYGQKVMEKETEKKISGIEDSAFLAREKARADAEFYTAQKLADANKVKLTPAYLQLIKYQAIAANSKIYFGNDIPNMFMDSTTSTSAPLSEQPAEDAFHFKDSVFAADEPNS, from the exons ATGTCCCACATCGGAGCTCTAGCCGCCATCATGGTGGCATTCACTGCTGCTGCCCTGCTGTCTGCCATACACAAGATAGAAGAAGGACACATCGGGGTCTATTACAG GGGTGGAGCGCTGCTCACATCCACAAGTGGCCCTGGCTTCCATCTGATGCTGCCATTCATCACCTCCTTCAAGTCTGTgcag AGCACATTACAGACTGATGAGGTGAAGAACGTCCCATGCGGCACAAG TGGTGGAGTCATGATATATTTTGATCGGATAGAAGTGGTCAATTTCCTGATCCCTAATGCCG TGTACGACATAGTGAAGAACTACACAGCCGATTACGATAAAGCTCTAATCTTCAACAAGATCCACCATGAGCTCAACCAGTTCTGCAGCGTCCACACCCTGCAGGAGGTCTACATAGAGTTGTTTG ACCAGATAGATGAGAACCTCAAGCTGGCGCTCCAGCAGGACCTCAATGAGATGGCGCCAGGGTTAATTATCCAG GCTGTCCGAGTCACAAAGCCAAATATCCCCGAAACTATCCGCAGGAACTATGAGCTCAT gGAGAGTGAAAAGACAAAGCTCCTCATTGCTGCACAGAAACAgaaggtggtggagaaggaggcagaaacggagaggaagaaggccgtgaTCG AGGCAGAGAAAGTGGCCCAAGTTGCAGAGATCAAATATGGACAGAAGGTTATGGAGAAGGAAACGGAGAAGAAGATCTCTGGGATTGAAG ATTCTGCTTTTCTAGCTAGAGAGAAGGCGAGGGCTGATGCAGAGTTTTATACAGCTCAGAAATTAGCGGACGCCAATAAG GTAAAATTAACCCCTGCCTACCTGCAGCTTATAAAATACCAAGCCATCGCTGCCAACAGTAAGATCTACTTTGGGAACGACATCCCAAACATGTTTATGGACAGCACAACCAGCACCAGCGCCCCTTTAAGCGAGCAGCCCGCAGAAGACGCCTTTCATTTTAAAGACTCCGTTTTTGCAGCAGATGAACCAAATTCGTGA